Proteins from a single region of Harmonia axyridis chromosome 4, icHarAxyr1.1, whole genome shotgun sequence:
- the LOC123678342 gene encoding condensin complex subunit 2-like isoform X1, producing MAFSTPIDNKKGRRRTLMLVDTPIPTEPINDESERTSRRSIIEVHKKAQETPTTPINESFRFNGEQEMKDHLQLCIKLFSENKITTGVAWQLHIIDLLGILSKKQSSNTLQVASTSLDIGAKVYGLRVDDLHAQGLKLAHSMSRFVEKNQLEDKGNEVEDDAELGNNATQPTRKKRKRVRNTIVKDRNTLLTEIPQLESVFFSNRIDSSLSTVENLFTNSLPMDSACYKLLALGGDKAWTTGPDETLDCLQEQKNFNTDLLPKTGNICVPFQNFILNLENAAEEEQSQTENNAEKLLEDVVVYDNQGIPVPELDGTIHDVFNDFDAHEEDDDVPNTEDFLTHQVKHDVPHIVDLITSDMDFARSEYSYNSLITLGSGKVIEKIWAGPSHWKLKCIKRDKSIFSGNVEEAQSIIRQKKKIKRYEPQPLDFKKGAEARLALENMVKIKFKKRLVPDSKITLPLSDENIRSMMDNLYELMIKPFICKPKDTNAIALNKTQDEVNTMDHLDEDNHDIGMDDGMDHMDNDPGNDIEEGVEALNVDQNFMGDNLVDAPEYIPKVYIPYAQQAKKMDMKKLKGFMWQILSEKAAEKSKKIDSTTFSKAFSDVSKVLPQSMKKELTCALAFSALLHLCNENTLKLTQLNGCEDFTIESG from the exons ATGGCATTTTCCACACCTATTGATAATAAAAAGGGGAGGAGGAGAACTTTGATGTTAGTTGATACCCCAATTCCAACA gAACCAATTAATGATGAATCTGAAAGAACTTCAAGACGTAGCATCATTGAAGTACACAAAAAAGCTCAAGAGACTCCAACCACTCCCATTAATGAGTCTTTCAGATTTAATGGAGAACAAGAGATGAAAGACCATCTTCAACTTTGCATAaaacttttttctgaaaat AAAATAACAACAGGAGTTGCTTGGCAGCTTCATATTATTGACTTATTGGGCATCTTATCCAAAAAACAGAGCAGTAATACACTACAAGTAGCTAGTACCTCATTGGATATTGGTGCTAAAGTATATGGTTTACGTGTAGATGACTTGCATGCGCAAGGTTTAAAGTTGGCTCATTCAATGTCACGGTTTGTTGAAAAGAACCAACTTGAAGATAAAG GAAATGAAGTTGAAGATGATGCAGAATTGGGAAATAATGCTACCCAGCCTACtagaaaaaagagaaaaagagTGAGAAATACTATTGTTAAGGATCGAAACACTTTACTCACTGAAATTCCACAATTAGAATCTGTATTTTTCTCTAATAGAATCGACTCTAGTCTGAGTACTGTAGAAAACTTGTTTACCAATAGTTTACCGATGGATAGTGCCTGTTATAAATTATTAGCCTT AGGCGGTGATAAGGCTTGGACAACAGGACCTGATGAGACTTTGGATTGTCTTcaggaacaaaaaaatttcaatacagaTCTTCTTCCAAAAACTGGAAACATTTGCGTTCCTTTCCAAAACTTCATTTTGAATCTGGAAAATGCAGCAGAAGAAGAACa gagccaaactgaaaataacgCGGAAAAATTGTTAGAAGATGTGGTTGTTTATGACAATCAAGGAATTCCTGTACCGGAATTGGATGGCACTATACACGatgtttttaacgatttcg ATGCTCATGAAGAAGATGATGATGTACCTAACACAGAAGACTTTTTAACTCATCAAGTAAAGCATGATGTACCCCATATTGTTGACTTGATAACCTCAGATATGGACTTTGCAAGATCTGAATATTCATACAACAGTCTTATCACTCTCGGTAGCGGAAAG GTCATCGAGAAAATATGGGCAGGACCAAGCCATTGGAAACTGAAGTGCATAAAAAGGGATAAATCTATATTCTCAGGTAATGTTGAGGAGGCTCAATCCATTATCAgacagaagaaaaaaattaaacggTATGAACCACAACCGCTGGATTTCAAGAAAGGCGCTGAAGCGAGGTTGGCTCTAGAAAATATGGTGAAgattaaattcaaaaaaagattAGTTCCCGACag taaaataaccCTTCCCTTGTCCGATGAAAATATTCGGTCCATGATGGATAACTTATATGAATTAATGATCAAACCTTTTATATGCAAGCCAAAAGATACAAATGCAATTGCTCTGAACAAGACTCAAGACGAGGTCAACACCATGGATCATTTAGATGAAGAT AATCACGATATAGGCATGGATGACGGAATGGATCATATGGATAACGATCCAGGCAATGATATTGAGGAGGGGGTGGAGGCCTTGAATGTCGATCAGAATTTCATGGGGGACAACCTAGTGGACGCGCCAGAATAT ATTCCGAAAGTGTACATTCCATATGCTCAGCAAGCCAAAAAAATGGATATGAAAAAACTTAAAGGTTTCATGTGGCAAATTTTGAGCGAAAAGGCAGCAGAG aaatcgaaaaaaatcgacTCGACAACGTTCTCAAAAGCTTTCAGCGATGTATCCAAAGTCCTACCCCAATCGATGAAGAAAGAACTTACATGTGCCCTCGCTTTTTCTGCACTTTTGCATCTTTGTAACGAAAACACCCTGAAGTTAACACAATTAAATGGCTGCGAAGATTTTACCATTGAATCGGggtaa
- the LOC123678342 gene encoding condensin complex subunit 2-like isoform X2 produces MKDHLQLCIKLFSENKITTGVAWQLHIIDLLGILSKKQSSNTLQVASTSLDIGAKVYGLRVDDLHAQGLKLAHSMSRFVEKNQLEDKGNEVEDDAELGNNATQPTRKKRKRVRNTIVKDRNTLLTEIPQLESVFFSNRIDSSLSTVENLFTNSLPMDSACYKLLALGGDKAWTTGPDETLDCLQEQKNFNTDLLPKTGNICVPFQNFILNLENAAEEEQSQTENNAEKLLEDVVVYDNQGIPVPELDGTIHDVFNDFDAHEEDDDVPNTEDFLTHQVKHDVPHIVDLITSDMDFARSEYSYNSLITLGSGKVIEKIWAGPSHWKLKCIKRDKSIFSGNVEEAQSIIRQKKKIKRYEPQPLDFKKGAEARLALENMVKIKFKKRLVPDSKITLPLSDENIRSMMDNLYELMIKPFICKPKDTNAIALNKTQDEVNTMDHLDEDNHDIGMDDGMDHMDNDPGNDIEEGVEALNVDQNFMGDNLVDAPEYIPKVYIPYAQQAKKMDMKKLKGFMWQILSEKAAEKSKKIDSTTFSKAFSDVSKVLPQSMKKELTCALAFSALLHLCNENTLKLTQLNGCEDFTIESG; encoded by the exons ATGAAAGACCATCTTCAACTTTGCATAaaacttttttctgaaaat AAAATAACAACAGGAGTTGCTTGGCAGCTTCATATTATTGACTTATTGGGCATCTTATCCAAAAAACAGAGCAGTAATACACTACAAGTAGCTAGTACCTCATTGGATATTGGTGCTAAAGTATATGGTTTACGTGTAGATGACTTGCATGCGCAAGGTTTAAAGTTGGCTCATTCAATGTCACGGTTTGTTGAAAAGAACCAACTTGAAGATAAAG GAAATGAAGTTGAAGATGATGCAGAATTGGGAAATAATGCTACCCAGCCTACtagaaaaaagagaaaaagagTGAGAAATACTATTGTTAAGGATCGAAACACTTTACTCACTGAAATTCCACAATTAGAATCTGTATTTTTCTCTAATAGAATCGACTCTAGTCTGAGTACTGTAGAAAACTTGTTTACCAATAGTTTACCGATGGATAGTGCCTGTTATAAATTATTAGCCTT AGGCGGTGATAAGGCTTGGACAACAGGACCTGATGAGACTTTGGATTGTCTTcaggaacaaaaaaatttcaatacagaTCTTCTTCCAAAAACTGGAAACATTTGCGTTCCTTTCCAAAACTTCATTTTGAATCTGGAAAATGCAGCAGAAGAAGAACa gagccaaactgaaaataacgCGGAAAAATTGTTAGAAGATGTGGTTGTTTATGACAATCAAGGAATTCCTGTACCGGAATTGGATGGCACTATACACGatgtttttaacgatttcg ATGCTCATGAAGAAGATGATGATGTACCTAACACAGAAGACTTTTTAACTCATCAAGTAAAGCATGATGTACCCCATATTGTTGACTTGATAACCTCAGATATGGACTTTGCAAGATCTGAATATTCATACAACAGTCTTATCACTCTCGGTAGCGGAAAG GTCATCGAGAAAATATGGGCAGGACCAAGCCATTGGAAACTGAAGTGCATAAAAAGGGATAAATCTATATTCTCAGGTAATGTTGAGGAGGCTCAATCCATTATCAgacagaagaaaaaaattaaacggTATGAACCACAACCGCTGGATTTCAAGAAAGGCGCTGAAGCGAGGTTGGCTCTAGAAAATATGGTGAAgattaaattcaaaaaaagattAGTTCCCGACag taaaataaccCTTCCCTTGTCCGATGAAAATATTCGGTCCATGATGGATAACTTATATGAATTAATGATCAAACCTTTTATATGCAAGCCAAAAGATACAAATGCAATTGCTCTGAACAAGACTCAAGACGAGGTCAACACCATGGATCATTTAGATGAAGAT AATCACGATATAGGCATGGATGACGGAATGGATCATATGGATAACGATCCAGGCAATGATATTGAGGAGGGGGTGGAGGCCTTGAATGTCGATCAGAATTTCATGGGGGACAACCTAGTGGACGCGCCAGAATAT ATTCCGAAAGTGTACATTCCATATGCTCAGCAAGCCAAAAAAATGGATATGAAAAAACTTAAAGGTTTCATGTGGCAAATTTTGAGCGAAAAGGCAGCAGAG aaatcgaaaaaaatcgacTCGACAACGTTCTCAAAAGCTTTCAGCGATGTATCCAAAGTCCTACCCCAATCGATGAAGAAAGAACTTACATGTGCCCTCGCTTTTTCTGCACTTTTGCATCTTTGTAACGAAAACACCCTGAAGTTAACACAATTAAATGGCTGCGAAGATTTTACCATTGAATCGGggtaa